A genomic segment from Clostridia bacterium encodes:
- a CDS encoding histidine kinase, with translation MNKILLFFNNLNIKNKLIISFLIVSIIPTTFIGLISYNISSDIVKEMRINESIYELSNVNEKVNQLLKNKELIAIKFSLDRNLYDLLSNRSIDQSQYIKKTFDLDKMLYDYRYTEQTHSIYIFDNNDKIYTNDNKVGITRKQLESTPWFNKNIDTNNHFWGETININGSNVLPLIRIIKDTKTSNEIGLVQLNIEEKNIYNLYQGNQLNKSNITYLLNKDNNIISCYNKSFLGKDFSDIYNDNLNFINHSGYFQRKINGRKYIFVYKVDKDNQWKYINVISLDRITASSNYIKRYTFYICILSIIICLAVSMFLSSRFTDPIHKLINMMDKAESGNLDVTFKSKYNDEIGKLGKSYNNMVARLKKSIDDIFDIQAKKREAEYKAMEFQINPHFLYNTLSSIIWLSNKGENKDVIKMTDSLSKLFRISISKGREVITIREEVEHVKNYLEIQKIRYKDEFECIYDIDENILGLYTIKIILQPLAENALYHGIRDMECKGIIKITAKKFADYIILEVMDNGNALSEQGIKNMNDFLYNDTSDERFGIGIRNVNNRIKFYFKGGYGLTFHKDGIYTIARIKIPVIEEVNDVYNFSGR, from the coding sequence ATGAACAAAATATTGCTATTTTTTAATAATTTAAACATTAAAAACAAGCTAATAATATCTTTTTTGATAGTTTCTATTATACCCACTACTTTTATTGGCTTAATATCTTACAATATTTCTTCTGACATCGTTAAAGAAATGAGAATCAATGAATCAATCTATGAATTGAGCAATGTAAATGAAAAAGTAAATCAGCTGCTTAAAAACAAAGAATTAATTGCAATTAAATTCTCGTTAGATAGAAATCTTTACGACCTATTGTCAAACAGATCTATTGACCAAAGCCAATATATAAAAAAAACATTTGATTTAGATAAAATGCTATACGATTATAGGTATACCGAACAAACTCACTCCATATATATTTTTGATAATAATGACAAAATATATACTAATGATAATAAAGTAGGGATAACCCGCAAGCAACTAGAATCTACACCATGGTTTAATAAAAATATTGATACAAACAATCATTTTTGGGGTGAAACGATAAATATCAACGGCTCAAATGTACTCCCACTAATAAGAATAATAAAAGACACAAAAACTTCCAATGAAATCGGACTAGTGCAATTGAATATTGAAGAAAAAAATATATATAATTTATATCAAGGCAACCAGCTTAATAAAAGTAATATAACATATTTATTAAATAAAGATAATAATATAATATCTTGTTATAATAAAAGTTTTTTAGGAAAAGATTTTTCTGATATTTATAATGATAATTTAAATTTTATCAATCATAGCGGATATTTTCAGCGAAAAATAAATGGTAGAAAATATATATTTGTATATAAAGTAGATAAAGATAACCAATGGAAGTATATAAACGTCATATCTCTTGATAGAATAACTGCTTCAAGTAATTATATAAAGAGATACACTTTTTATATATGCATTCTGTCTATTATAATATGTTTAGCAGTTTCCATGTTTTTATCATCTAGATTCACAGATCCTATACACAAATTGATAAATATGATGGATAAGGCCGAAAGTGGAAACCTGGATGTTACGTTTAAATCAAAATACAATGATGAAATCGGGAAGCTGGGGAAAAGTTATAACAACATGGTTGCTAGATTGAAAAAATCCATAGATGACATATTCGACATTCAAGCTAAAAAACGCGAAGCAGAATACAAGGCCATGGAATTTCAGATAAATCCCCATTTCCTTTATAATACTCTATCATCAATAATATGGTTATCTAATAAAGGGGAAAATAAAGATGTAATAAAAATGACCGATTCTCTATCCAAACTCTTCAGGATAAGCATTAGCAAAGGTAGAGAGGTAATCACAATTAGAGAAGAGGTAGAACATGTAAAGAACTATTTGGAAATACAAAAAATAAGATATAAAGATGAATTTGAATGTATATATGATATTGATGAAAATATTTTAGGACTTTATACAATAAAGATTATTCTACAGCCTTTAGCAGAAAATGCCCTATATCACGGTATAAGGGATATGGAGTGTAAGGGTATTATAAAAATAACCGCTAAAAAATTTGCAGACTATATAATATTAGAAGTTATGGATAATGGAAATGCCTTATCAGAACAGGGTATAAAAAATATGAACGATTTTTTATATAACGATACATCTGATGAAAGATTTGGGATAGGTATACGAAATGTAAATAATAGAATAAAGTTTTATTTCAAGGGCGGATATGGCTTGACATTTCATAAGGACGGCATTTACACAATAGCTAGAATCAAAATCCCGGTCATAGAGGAGGTAAATGATGTATACAATTTTAGTGGTAGATGA
- a CDS encoding substrate-binding domain-containing protein, producing MNKFFKMFAVVLTLCLVVSLFTACGNDKVDEIDDDGEKVEDDSKDEEMSQGDGEKKVIGVSLFYRRDEYYKDIEASFMHEAEKAGYELLIQDADSDPAKQTQQMEDFVQKGVDAIALACADPAGLVPAIEDAIDKGIPVFTYDGPSESEKVISHIGFDFYEDGASVGRWVKKYIEENLDGKAQVAIIDFPQSAIVCGLRAQGFREVMESMEGVEIVAQQDGKATRTDSMAVMENILTAHPDVDAVFGINYDTAAGAASAIEAAGRDDIIVTGGAWGVEPFEQLESNHPILKAFFVTSPAVQAHDTIQAIKDHFDGKELPKEIKSESTVYDADNIKELDWKAIVERRQD from the coding sequence ATGAACAAATTTTTTAAGATGTTTGCAGTTGTCTTAACATTATGTTTGGTAGTTTCATTGTTTACAGCTTGTGGAAATGATAAGGTAGATGAGATTGATGATGATGGGGAAAAGGTTGAAGATGATAGTAAAGACGAAGAAATGAGTCAAGGCGATGGTGAAAAGAAGGTTATCGGTGTATCACTTTTCTATAGACGTGATGAATATTATAAGGATATTGAAGCAAGCTTTATGCATGAAGCTGAAAAAGCAGGGTATGAACTATTGATACAAGACGCGGACTCTGATCCGGCAAAGCAGACACAGCAAATGGAAGACTTTGTACAAAAAGGTGTTGATGCTATAGCTCTGGCATGTGCTGACCCCGCAGGATTAGTACCGGCTATTGAAGATGCTATAGACAAAGGCATACCTGTGTTTACCTATGATGGGCCTTCTGAAAGTGAAAAAGTAATATCCCATATCGGTTTTGATTTTTATGAAGATGGTGCATCAGTTGGTAGATGGGTTAAGAAGTATATAGAAGAAAATCTTGATGGAAAGGCTCAAGTTGCAATAATAGATTTCCCCCAATCCGCTATAGTTTGTGGATTAAGGGCACAAGGATTTAGAGAGGTTATGGAGTCCATGGAAGGTGTAGAAATTGTTGCTCAGCAGGATGGTAAAGCAACTAGAACTGACTCCATGGCAGTTATGGAAAACATCCTTACTGCACATCCTGACGTAGATGCTGTGTTTGGAATTAACTACGATACAGCTGCAGGTGCAGCATCAGCAATTGAAGCGGCAGGCAGGGATGACATCATCGTTACAGGTGGTGCTTGGGGAGTAGAGCCCTTTGAACAATTGGAAAGCAATCATCCAATACTTAAAGCGTTCTTTGTTACATCTCCAGCAGTACAAGCCCACGATACAATTCAAGCGATAAAAGATCACTTTGATGGTAAAGAGTTGCCTAAAGAAATCAAATCAGAATCCACAGTTTATGATGCGGATAATATCAAAGAATTGGATTGGAAAGCAATTGTTGAAAGAAGGCAAGACTGA
- a CDS encoding response regulator, which produces MYTILVVDDEKIIREGICSTLDTIEGINTLSAKNGSIALDIICKEQIDAMVLDIKMPVMDGLELLKQLKHHNKQVITIILSGYDEFDYAKKAMKYGAVDYILKPFTPETVIKLGNDLIDKIKYKQKRQKELEQLKEQLEQSKPFIKERFFRDILNNKINQQVFEQRKKFLDIDIEGEYYQAVVIEIEKEDFIEEQSYQIMIMSLQKIVDAGIRGYNCELFHLNTDLFVLLFFYNDQPVEHEKTYETVEKIKNNAEKELDITLSIGIGQIAKGIKSINKSYKQALHALNYKMLIGKGNIININDIDEKQTNINNIFDEEQFINILNFNDKEDVIEHIDSIFKRIRNIQQQLSLNSVNLLCIRIISTCMIVMEQTNSINEQLYSGKGTSPYVEFFKLKSLQEIELWIKNFVTNVADFIKSNRKSNCNKIVEQAKKIILENYDKDINLKYIADNLFLSKNYFGQLFKNEVNMSVNEYINKIRIKQAKELLENSSLKMYEIASKVGFSDQHYFSSVFKKTIGVSPKEYRDLM; this is translated from the coding sequence ATGTATACAATTTTAGTGGTAGATGATGAAAAAATCATAAGAGAGGGGATCTGCAGCACACTGGATACTATAGAAGGGATAAATACATTATCCGCTAAAAATGGTAGCATAGCTTTAGATATAATATGTAAAGAGCAGATAGATGCCATGGTGTTAGATATTAAAATGCCGGTAATGGACGGCTTAGAACTTTTAAAACAGCTGAAACATCATAATAAACAGGTTATAACAATTATATTGAGCGGATATGATGAATTCGATTATGCTAAAAAAGCTATGAAATATGGAGCAGTTGACTATATTTTAAAACCCTTTACTCCTGAAACCGTTATCAAATTAGGAAATGATTTAATAGACAAGATTAAGTACAAGCAAAAGAGACAAAAAGAACTGGAACAACTAAAAGAACAACTAGAACAGAGCAAGCCTTTCATAAAAGAAAGATTTTTTAGAGATATATTGAACAACAAAATAAATCAGCAAGTATTTGAACAGAGAAAAAAATTTCTAGACATAGATATTGAGGGGGAATACTATCAAGCAGTTGTTATAGAAATAGAAAAAGAAGATTTTATTGAGGAGCAATCTTATCAAATAATGATAATGTCTTTGCAAAAAATCGTAGATGCTGGGATACGAGGATATAATTGCGAGCTGTTTCACTTAAATACAGATTTATTTGTTTTATTGTTTTTTTATAATGATCAACCGGTAGAGCATGAAAAAACATACGAAACTGTAGAAAAGATTAAAAATAATGCAGAAAAAGAATTGGATATAACCTTAAGCATTGGAATAGGACAAATTGCAAAAGGCATAAAATCAATAAATAAATCCTACAAACAGGCACTTCATGCTTTAAATTATAAGATGCTCATTGGAAAGGGAAATATAATCAACATCAATGATATAGATGAAAAACAGACCAATATAAATAATATTTTTGATGAAGAACAATTCATCAATATATTAAATTTTAATGATAAAGAGGATGTAATAGAACACATAGATTCAATATTTAAACGTATACGGAATATACAGCAGCAACTGAGTTTAAACAGTGTAAATCTTTTATGCATTCGAATAATCTCTACATGTATGATTGTAATGGAACAAACTAACTCAATAAATGAACAGCTCTATTCAGGGAAAGGTACAAGTCCTTATGTAGAATTCTTTAAATTAAAATCCCTGCAGGAGATTGAACTTTGGATTAAAAATTTTGTAACTAACGTAGCAGATTTCATAAAATCTAACAGGAAAAGTAATTGCAATAAAATAGTTGAACAGGCAAAAAAAATCATTTTAGAAAACTATGACAAAGATATAAATTTGAAATATATAGCAGATAATCTGTTTTTAAGCAAAAATTATTTTGGTCAATTGTTTAAAAACGAAGTAAATATGAGTGTGAACGAGTATATAAACAAAATAAGAATTAAACAGGCTAAGGAATTATTGGAAAATAGCAGCTTGAAAATGTATGAAATCGCCTCTAAAGTAGGTTTTAGCGATCAACATTATTTTAGTTCAGTATTCAAAAAGACTATAGGGGTATCCCCCAAAGAATACAGGGATTTAATGTGA
- the gguA gene encoding sugar ABC transporter ATP-binding protein → MSDNNLLRIKNISKYFPGVKALDGVSFDVRKGDIHALVGENGAGKSTLIKILSGVYSADKGSFDFKGKEVNVNSPLEAQMLGMSVVHQELKLVETLTVAENIFLGRPPVNKNNKIVQLVNWRKLYKEAQQLLDQLNVKIDMNATVNKLSVAQQQIVEICKALSFNAELIIMDEPSATLTEKELDILFNILKMLKEKGVTIIYISHRLEEVFELADRVTVLRDGMHIKTADVKDVDRKALISSMVGRELENEYPKQAVEITDTLLEVKNLNRTGVLENINFQLKKGEILGIAGLVGAGRTELARTIFGADKKSSGEIYIRGKKVEINDVTDAIEKKIGLVPEDRKLHGLVLGMSVKQNTSLVGIDKILKNGIINDSLEKKLALDYIDKLRIVTPDEERVVKNLSGGNQQKVVLAKWLAVDSDILIFDEPTRGIDVGAKAEIYRLICNLASEGKGIIMISSELPELIGMCDRILVMHDGRITGEVDRDSFSQEIIMEYATR, encoded by the coding sequence TTTATCTGGAGTATATTCTGCAGACAAAGGAAGTTTTGATTTTAAAGGCAAGGAAGTAAACGTCAATAGTCCATTGGAAGCCCAGATGCTAGGCATGAGTGTAGTTCATCAGGAACTAAAGTTGGTTGAAACATTGACAGTGGCGGAGAATATTTTTTTAGGACGGCCTCCAGTTAATAAAAACAATAAAATAGTACAGCTAGTCAATTGGAGGAAATTATATAAAGAAGCTCAGCAGCTATTAGATCAACTCAATGTAAAAATTGATATGAACGCTACCGTTAATAAATTAAGTGTTGCGCAGCAGCAGATAGTAGAGATTTGCAAAGCGTTATCTTTTAATGCGGAATTGATTATTATGGATGAGCCTTCAGCCACTTTAACTGAAAAAGAACTTGATATTTTATTCAATATATTAAAAATGCTGAAGGAAAAAGGAGTTACCATTATATATATTTCTCACCGATTAGAAGAGGTTTTTGAGTTGGCTGATAGAGTTACAGTATTAAGAGATGGTATGCATATAAAAACTGCAGATGTCAAAGATGTGGACAGAAAAGCTCTGATTTCCAGCATGGTTGGCAGAGAATTAGAAAATGAATATCCCAAACAGGCGGTTGAGATAACGGATACTCTATTAGAGGTAAAAAATTTAAATAGAACAGGTGTATTAGAGAACATCAATTTCCAGTTAAAGAAAGGGGAAATTTTAGGTATCGCTGGCTTGGTCGGTGCCGGCAGGACAGAACTTGCCAGGACTATTTTCGGTGCCGATAAAAAGAGTAGTGGAGAGATATATATAAGGGGAAAAAAAGTTGAGATAAATGATGTCACCGATGCCATTGAAAAGAAAATAGGATTAGTGCCTGAAGATAGGAAATTACACGGATTAGTCCTTGGTATGAGTGTAAAACAAAATACTAGTCTTGTTGGTATTGACAAAATTTTGAAGAATGGAATAATAAACGATTCATTAGAAAAGAAATTAGCATTAGATTATATTGATAAATTAAGGATAGTTACTCCAGATGAAGAAAGGGTAGTTAAAAATTTAAGTGGGGGAAATCAACAAAAAGTTGTTTTAGCAAAATGGCTAGCTGTGGATTCAGATATTTTAATTTTTGATGAGCCTACCAGAGGTATTGATGTAGGTGCTAAAGCTGAAATATACAGACTGATATGTAATTTAGCATCGGAAGGCAAAGGTATAATCATGATATCTTCTGAATTGCCTGAACTCATAGGTATGTGTGATAGAATTTTGGTTATGCATGATGGAAGAATAACCGGCGAAGTGGATAGAGATAGCTTTAGTCAGGAAATAATAATGGAGTATGCTACAAGATAA